AAACTGTAATTATAGAACACATTGCTTTGCTATTTTCAAAATCATTTATAAAATTTTTTAATGTATCATAAGAAATAAATGGAACATCACCATATAGAATAAGAATATTCCCATCAAAATTTTCTAAAAGGGGCATTGCTTTCTTAACAGCATCTCCTGTTCCAAGAGGAACAACTTGTTCAGCAAATTTTACATTTTCTCCTTCAAGTTGTTTTATAACCTCTTCTTTTTTAAAGCCAACAACTATTATAACTTCATCTGGAAAAAGTTTTTTTACTGTTTCCATAAGATAAGAAAGCATTGGTTTGCCTAATATATTCTTTACAACTTTTTGTTTTTCACCGCCCAACCTTTTTCCAGAACCAGCAGCAAGTATTACCACTGCAAGATTTGAAGCCATTTGGTATCTCCTTGAACTGCCCGGCGAGGATTTGAACCTCGAAACTCGGCTCCAAAGGCCGATGTGTTACCATTACACCACCGGGCAAAAATTAAATAACATATAGTGAAAACCGTTATATAAACAAAAAATTAAAAATATGTAAAACGAAAATGTAAAATTTAAGACAAAGAAAATAATTTTAAAGTTTAAAACTCTAAACGAGTATTTTATATCCACCAAAAGAGTGCCAAATTCCTGAAAAAGCACTTTACAATTTCAATTTTACATTATTAAGTTTGAATTTTAACTTCTATTGTTTTTTGTCGGATTTGCCTTTTCCTTCTCATATTCTTCAAGCACTTTCTTCTGGATATAATCTCTAAACTCGCTTTTTATTGGATGAGCAAGGTCTTTATGTTGTCGGGAAGGTGAAAGACGCTGTTCCTCAACAGGATTTAAGGCAGAACCACAAGAACCACAAAACTTATTACCTACGGGATTTTTAAATCCACATTTAGGACATGGCCTCTGAATTTTCTTACTTGGCATTGCAACAAAAAGCCCTTTTTTACCCTCAATAACTCTTATATCTCTTATTACAAATTGGTTATCAAAGGTAACAGAGGCATATGCTCTTAATCTACTACTCGGATTTGTAACGAGCGAAATTCTGGTTTCGGTTATTTCCATTTATTTCCTCCTTTATCTTTGAGTTGTTAAAGCATTCAATTATAAAAAAATCCCAGCCAACAGCAACATCACCTAATTTTATTGTTTCTGCCTCTCTTTTCTCTCTAAAAATAGAAAATAAACTTCCACCACTTCCCGAGAGAAAAAATTTTCTTCCCGACATTTTTTCAATTTCTTTCATCACCTCCTTTCCTTCTTCCCATATTTCAAAACAGGGCTTTTCTAATCTGTTATACATTATGCTTTCTGCTTTTTCAAATTCTCTTTCTCTTAATAAGCCGACAAGAATTTTAATTTTTTTTAATCCATTTGTCAAATTACCAAATTCCCTTTTTTTATCTAATTGTTCGTACACATCCTTAGTTGATATTCTGATAGGTGGAACAAGTAATAAGAAATAATAAGTTGGAATATAATTTTTCACTGGCTTTACAATCTCACCATATCCACTTACTATTGATAAATTTTTATAAATAAAGAAAGGAACATCTGAACCAACATTAAGAGCAATTTTTAGCATCTCTTTTTCTGAAATATCCAAATTGAACATTTGAATAACATTTTCAAGAACAACAGCAGCGTTTGAACTACCACCACCAAGTCCACTACCAGGAGGTATTCTTTTCCATATATCTATTTTAACTGGAATGTCTGTTTTGAATTTTGTTTCCAATAAATCCAATGTTTTTTTAACTGTATTATCAACAGGAATTTCCCATTTAGAATGGAAAATAATTTCTGTTTTTTTTGATTTTTCAATTTCTACAATATCTGAAAGAGAAATAGGGGTAATTAAAGAAACAATAGGATGAAACTTTTCTTTCTTTTCTCCTACTTCAAGAAATAAATTAATTTTTGCCGGTGCAAGAACTTTCATCTGTTTTTGGTTTTTTTGCAACTTTTACAAGTGATGGCTTTAAAATTTTGTCGTGATAAACATAGCCAGGTTGTTCTTCCTTTACAATTTCCCCATCTTCAAATTCATTTGTTTCTACAACGCCAATTGCTTCATGTATATGCGGGTCAAATTTTTTACCTTTTGTCACTATTTTTCTAACACCATTTTCCTCAAGAAATTTTGTAAATTCCTTTTTTAAAAGTTCAACTCCTTTATGAATTGCTTCATTAGATGGATTTGTTTCCATTTGTTTTAAGATATTTTCAAATATATTGTCAAATTGAAGTAATTGTCTCAAA
This genomic stretch from bacterium harbors:
- a CDS encoding sugar phosphate nucleotidyltransferase, with the protein product MASNLAVVILAAGSGKRLGGEKQKVVKNILGKPMLSYLMETVKKLFPDEVIIVVGFKKEEVIKQLEGENVKFAEQVVPLGTGDAVKKAMPLLENFDGNILILYGDVPFISYDTLKNFINDFENSKAMCSIITVSIDNPTGYGRIIRNKEGKITGIVEEVNATPQQKEIKEINSGIYIFKKQLLFDTLEKLKKDPVKGEYYLTDVIKILACQGVKIRSFTIYTPEEVMGINTIEELQKAEKLLKRSEKWTVV
- a CDS encoding SpoVG family protein yields the protein MEITETRISLVTNPSSRLRAYASVTFDNQFVIRDIRVIEGKKGLFVAMPSKKIQRPCPKCGFKNPVGNKFCGSCGSALNPVEEQRLSPSRQHKDLAHPIKSEFRDYIQKKVLEEYEKEKANPTKNNRS
- the ispE gene encoding 4-(cytidine 5'-diphospho)-2-C-methyl-D-erythritol kinase, which encodes MKVLAPAKINLFLEVGEKKEKFHPIVSLITPISLSDIVEIEKSKKTEIIFHSKWEIPVDNTVKKTLDLLETKFKTDIPVKIDIWKRIPPGSGLGGGSSNAAVVLENVIQMFNLDISEKEMLKIALNVGSDVPFFIYKNLSIVSGYGEIVKPVKNYIPTYYFLLLVPPIRISTKDVYEQLDKKREFGNLTNGLKKIKILVGLLREREFEKAESIMYNRLEKPCFEIWEEGKEVMKEIEKMSGRKFFLSGSGGSLFSIFREKREAETIKLGDVAVGWDFFIIECFNNSKIKEEINGNNRNQNFARYKSE
- a CDS encoding nucleotide exchange factor GrpE; its protein translation is MENKKEGIVYIKEKDLMKLKESLKKTKEIKKENEKLKKDIDELKDRYLRVLAEFDNYRKRVEKEKQEIYKYGAENLLRQLLQFDNIFENILKQMETNPSNEAIHKGVELLKKEFTKFLEENGVRKIVTKGKKFDPHIHEAIGVVETNEFEDGEIVKEEQPGYVYHDKILKPSLVKVAKKPKTDESSCTGKN